A window from Sulfoacidibacillus ferrooxidans encodes these proteins:
- a CDS encoding PH domain-containing protein, with the protein MAELVREGDTIVLRLSTIEKLEGVHGDIEVPVSAIQSVTALDDVIHAVHGLKMPGSQLPGVFAMGTFLSKEGTTFVMIHHHNKRGLKLKLNGTSYDALIVGVDDPEQVAAGLGFEFE; encoded by the coding sequence ATGGCTGAACTCGTTCGAGAAGGAGACACCATCGTTTTACGATTGTCTACGATAGAAAAATTGGAGGGCGTTCACGGGGATATAGAAGTACCAGTTTCCGCCATCCAGTCTGTCACTGCACTTGATGATGTAATTCATGCAGTGCATGGGTTAAAAATGCCGGGTAGCCAACTTCCTGGCGTATTTGCGATGGGAACGTTTCTCTCAAAAGAGGGCACCACTTTTGTGATGATTCATCATCATAATAAACGGGGCTTGAAGCTTAAGTTGAACGGCACATCTTATGACGCACTTATCGTCGGAGTTGATGATCCGGAGCAAGTAGCCGCTGGTTTAGGATTTGAGTTTGAGTGA